In Coffea eugenioides isolate CCC68of chromosome 4, Ceug_1.0, whole genome shotgun sequence, the genomic stretch gtcaaaatctcaaaaaaCAAGACCAGAAAAGATCGATCattaaacaagaaaattaaaaaaaaaagaaatagaacagTACCCTTTTCTGATTTCATTCTTCTGAATCTCTGATGCTGAATCCAGAATTCTTCCTTCCATCCCTTTCTCCTCCTCTAATGTAATCCTCTTTTTCCTCATTCTTTCCGTATATTTGCCAATAGACAACAACAAGGACATTGCTTGGCTGCTGCTCCAAAATCAGAGGTAAAAAGCACGGCGAAAAaagatctctctctctctctctcttttcgcATTTGAACGTTCTAATGTTTGTCAATTTTCTCGTTTTCTGCAACCTGGAATATTTTTGCttgataataatgatattattatctCCAATCCAGTGTCCAGGTTAGCGTTTTCCAAATCTCTATTGTTAGAGAGATTTTTTCTAGCACCATTTTGTCTGTAGATTCATAAACACAAATTTAATTGTGCTATATCAAGTTCTAATGTTTCATTGTAACGAACTAATGCTTTTGTTTTTgcaggaaacaaaaaaaaaagctctcttttttggataaattagtCCAAAATGAAAAGGGTTCTATTAAATTGATGTCCCACAACTATGACACCCCCATAATCTTTTAGAATCTATAGGAATACACGTGCAATTGTGTATTTTTGAGTTATATGAGTATACATGTACCAAGCAAGCAGcttctttatttgtttatttattttttgttaaaaactTGATGCGTAATTGGAGTTATAATTGATGAGGGTTTTTATATGTGATCATGGGGTGGTTGTTTGAAGGGACTAAAAGATGATGGGACGCTGCTGTTTTTGTTTGTTATAGTGAGCATAGGGAGAAGTCAGAAATGTCTGAAGGGGAATCCGAAGAATTTGGTCAGCTTGAGATTGATCCATCTGTCCGGCAAGTATGTGCAAATGGGATTTGTATGCAGACAACTGTAGTAGAAGCCAAGCTCGATGAGGGCAATATTCAGGAGGCTGAATCTGCCTTACGTGAAGGCTTATCACTCAATTTTGAGGTTGGAATCCTAACTTTGAAGTCGTCTGTTCAGTTGAATGTTCATGGTGTGGCTTGTGATATGTTGTCTGGTTTATGTGTATATGATGCGACGAATGAAACTTGAGGTGGTTGTTGTGTAGATCAAACAATTTAAGTCATATACATGAAGAATTATTTATGCATTTGTTTGGCCTTACAATCGGTTGGTTGTGTAACCAATGTGGTCCTTGCAAATCAAGAAGTTACTAATGATGCAGTAGTTGTTGGTACTAGCAATCTAGTGTTTGCAGTATATAGCTTATGCCTTCTAAAGTGGCTTTTACAGTACAGATGCTTTTTACTAAACCTAGTATGCATCTAAATACTCTGCATTTTTAGCCAATGGTTTAATGTGGAGCTGTGATGAGCAGTTCACAGAAAGCCTTTTATTCTCCTAACACCCTTTAAGCATGTGTGGAAGGTCTGCATATTAGCTGAATAGTAATGGTATGGAACCTTTTGTGGTTTCTGTAGTTCGACATTTATGCAGTAAAAGAAACAGATCCCATAGCATTTTGGTTTGTCCATGCATTTCCAAAATATATGTCATCATTGCATTAATATTAGTATGTCTTGGATTGTCATTACTCATGTCACTGTGCAGCTCTAGATTAATTTATCTACAATGCGTCAGGATAATGGATCGGTCATTTTGTTATAGGAAGCAAGAGCTCTTCTTGGAAGGTTAGAATATCAAAGAGGAAATGTTGAAGGTGCGCTACGGGTTTTCGATGGTATCGATCTTCAGGCTGCTATACAGAGGATGCAACCTCAGGCTGAGAAGCCGCCTTCGAAGAAGGGCCGATCTCGCTCTGATTCTGTTCATGCTGGCTCACAGCATGCTGCAAGCCTTGTCCTTGAGGCTGTGTACTTAAAAGCAAAATCTCTTCAAAAGCTTGGCAGAGTAAATGGTACATaaattaaaccaaaatttatTTCAGACTTCTGTGGAAATGTACCTGCCATTTTCATCTCTCCACTTGCTAATCATATAGTGATTCCCAGTTGTATAAAGAATTAGATGTAGAGTTCTGTTCATTTATAATTCCTTGATTTGTTATTTACAGAACTTCGTTTTGCTGGGATTTTGTAGAAGCTGCTCAGGAGTGTAAAAGTGTACTTGACGCAGTAGAGAAGATATTCTGTGATGGCATACCTGATGTATTAGTTGACAGTAAGTTGCAAGAAACAGTTAGCCATGCAGTTGAGCTCCTTCCAGAGCTTTGGAAGCAAGCTGGATGCAACTCTGAAGCAATGTCTGCTTATAGACGTGCTCTTCTCAGCCAGTGGAATCTCGACAATGACTGCTGTGCAAGGATTCAGAAAGCATTTGCTGTGTTTTTGCTATATAGCGGTGTAGAGTTTGGCCCACCCAGTTTAGCTGTACAAATTGATGGTTCCTACGTCCCGAGAAACAATCTTGAAGAAGCAATTTTGCTTTTCATGATTCTTATGAGAAAGTTTTACATTGGCAAGATCAAATGGGATCCATCAATTATAGAGCACCTTACTTTTGCACTATCTTTATGTGGCCAAACTTCTGTTTTAGCAAAGCAACTAGAAGAGATCATGCCAGGAGTAATTCATCGTACTGACCGCTGGAAAACATTGGCACTCTGCCATAGCGGAGCAGGACAAAATGATACTGCCCTAAATCTCCTGAGAAAGTCTCTACACAAACATGAAGATCCAGATGATATTTTTTCCTTGTTGTTGGCTGCAAAAATTTGTAGTGAAGACACCTTTCTTGCAGCTGAGGGCGTGGAATATGCACAGAGGGCAATTGCCAACTCTTCTGGACTGAATGAACATTTGAAAGGTGTAGGTTTCCGCGTGTTAGGTCTTTGTTTAGGAAAGCAAGCAAAAGTTTCTTCTTCAGATTTTGAAAGATCCCGTCTTCAGTCAGAAGCACTAAGATCATTAGCTAGCGCAACAGCTTT encodes the following:
- the LOC113767637 gene encoding protein NPG1, translating into MSEGESEEFGQLEIDPSVRQVCANGICMQTTVVEAKLDEGNIQEAESALREGLSLNFEEARALLGRLEYQRGNVEGALRVFDGIDLQAAIQRMQPQAEKPPSKKGRSRSDSVHAGSQHAASLVLEAVYLKAKSLQKLGRVNEAAQECKSVLDAVEKIFCDGIPDVLVDSKLQETVSHAVELLPELWKQAGCNSEAMSAYRRALLSQWNLDNDCCARIQKAFAVFLLYSGVEFGPPSLAVQIDGSYVPRNNLEEAILLFMILMRKFYIGKIKWDPSIIEHLTFALSLCGQTSVLAKQLEEIMPGVIHRTDRWKTLALCHSGAGQNDTALNLLRKSLHKHEDPDDIFSLLLAAKICSEDTFLAAEGVEYAQRAIANSSGLNEHLKGVGFRVLGLCLGKQAKVSSSDFERSRLQSEALRSLASATALEKENTDLILELGVQYAEHRNLNAALRYARRYIDATGGSVLRGWRLLALVLSAQQRYSEAVVVIDAALDETAKWDQGPLLRMKAKLQISQSLHTDAIETYRYLLALVQAQRKSYGPLRVFPQVEDDKVNEYDVWHGLANLYSSLSHWKDAEICLGKARALVEFSADTLHAEGLMLERRGELHEALSAYTNALLLEPSYVPCKILLGSLLCKMGLEMLPLARTLLSDALRIEPTNRTAWYHLGLVHRDDGRMADAVDCFQAASMLEESDPVESFTSIL